AGCTGAACTTGCAGTGAGATAGGTTGGTGTAGTGGTAGCGGTTTTCAACGGCCAGCTTGCCGTCGAACTGCGGCGTGAGGTGGCGCTCTGGAAAGAAGATCGGCGCCCATATTTCCTTGATAGTAAAGAAGCTCGCTTCTTTCTCGCGGTAAGGCCCCAGAATGCCATCCGCGGCGGAGTTGCCCTTAGTATCCAGCTCGCCCTTTTGGTCAACGCGCACCACGGCTTGGTCGCAGAAGTCCCACAGGAAGCCCCCAGCTGCGGTGGGGCGGCTGCGCATCAGGTTCCAGAAATCGTCGAGGCCAGCGCCGTGGCCCCCGTCGTAGAGACCGTGCAAGAATTCAGTGGGGAAGAACACGTCGGCTCCGTTGAAGAACGTGTTCAGGCCGTAGTTGTAGCCGATGTAGTGCGTGGTATTCATGCCGTTGCTATTTATCCAGGGATGAATCACGGGGCGGTTTTGCGGGTCATACTTGGGATAGTCAGGTAGCAGCTCGTAATTGAAACCGCCTTCGTTGCCATTGGCCCACAGCACAATACTGGGGTGGTTGACGTCGCGCAGCACGAGCTCCCTCACTAGCTTACGGCCCACTTCGGTGTCGTAAGGCGGATACTGCCAGCCAGTTAGCTCGTCAATCACGAACAAGCCCAGCGAGTCGCATACTTGCAGGAAGTGCTCGTCGGGCGGGTAGTGCGACATGCGCACGGCATTCATATTCATGTCTTTAATCAGGTTGGCATCCAACTCACTGATGCGCCGGCTGGTAGTGCGGCCTGAGGTCGGCCAGTATGAACCCCGGTTGACACCCTTGAACATAATACGCTGTCCGTTCACGTAGAAGCCGTCGCGCGGACGCAGTTCTACGGTGCGGAAGCCGAAGGTTTCAGTGATTGTGTGCAGCGTGCTCGGGCCGCTTTTCAAGGTCACTTCCACGCGGTACAGATTTGGAAACTCCGGCGACCAAAGAGCCGGATTAACAAATTGCCCCTGTAGTTGCACTAAGGCGCTGCCAGCCGGGATGATGGCCGTAAGCGGCGTACCTACTAGCTTCCCCGCCTGGGTTTTCACTTGAGCCTGTACTGTCGTTGCCGTTTTCACTCCGGCCAAGTAAGCATTAAGCTTAAATGAACCATCGGCCTTGGCATCGAGGGCCAGACGCTCCAGGTGCTCTTCGGGATATGCCTCCAGAAAGACCGGCCTGAAAATGCCGCCGAAGATCCAGAAGTCCGCCGTGCGCTCAGCCTCATTGACGGTGGCATTGGCCGACACCTTGTGTACTGTTACTTCCAGTTTGTTCTTCTGGCCCACCTTCAGCAGGGGCGTGATGTCGTAACGGAAGCGGTAAAACGAGCCATGGTGGATGGGACCGGCCAATTGCCCATTTATTTTCACTTCGGTATCGGTCATCGAACCATCAAACACCAAGAAAATGCGCTTCTGCTTCCAGGCGGCAGGTACAGAGAAGGTGCGCCGGTAGAGACCAGCTTCTTTGGGGTCTTCTTTTCCAAAGCCGTAGTTGAAAGTGCCAAAGCCCTGGGTTTCCCAGTTGGACGGCACTCCGATTTTGGTCCACTTACCACTATTACGGCCGCGGGTACACATAAAATCCCACTTCACTGGGTCGTCTTTGCCGTGGCCAGAGAGATACTGCACTTGCGTAAGCTGACCAATAGCTGGCGCGCAGGCCGCACCGAGAAAGAACAGAAGTAAGCTAAGCGTTTGTCTGATAGAAAATGTCTTCACGTCCGAGAGTTGGTAGGAACGCACCACAGCGCGTTCAATCATGAAACGAGGCCCACCCGCCCGGAGTAGTTCAGGTAGCAAGCGGCACCGATGTAGGAATAAAAGAAGGTAAAGGGACTTGGTCAGAGAATTTTCAACCAAGGCACCGCCGGATTCTCATGCATCTTTTGATTGGTGTTTGGCGGATCAGAGCGCTGATTACTTGGGGGGGTACTCGCACACGCTTTGTGGGAGGATCAGCGCTGTGCTTGGTGGCACGGAGCGGGCGCATTTGTCGTTTTTCCACTCCTTATTTTCCTGCATCTAGAGCAATTCGCCAACTTGGGAAATGGGCTCTACTATAACCTGTAAAATAAAAAGTTGTCCGAGAAGTCGAGTGGCTGTTGCAAAAGTAAAGCAGGAGCCAGCGAAAGGGAGCAGGTGCTGGTAGTGCTATCCCCAACCCACCTGGCTGGAAGGGGTTGAAGCGCAAGTACTTCTTCAGGTTGTAGGCCATGGCCGCTACATACAGGACTTTGGCCGCCCCTGCTTGACGCTTCTTGCTGAGGTGGCGCAAGCCATAGTACGTGATCAAACTACCCAGGACCGGTTCGACGGTGGAAGCCCGTAGTCGCCGCATGCGTTGGCCGACCCGCGTGGCCAAGCGCGCCAGCATACGGTCATAGTGGGCTTTGTAGGGGGTATGATGCAGACGCTTTTCCTTGGCTTTCTTGCCCTTGCACTGCTCGGCCAGCGGACAGACCTTACACTCCCTGGCTTTGGCCAGGTAGCGTTTCTTGGCGTTGCCTTGGGCATCCACGTAGACCTGATCAAACACGAGTTGTTTGCCTTGCCCGCAGGTATAGCTGTCCGTGACGGCATCGTAGAGAAAGCCCGGGTGCTCGCCTTTGTACCCGCCATGGGCCGGGATATAGCCCGTCAGGCCCCGCTCTTCCCGCTGTTCGTAGTTCTCTCCCGAGCAATAGCCAGCATCGGCCACGACGTTCGTGATGAACAGACGAAAGCTATTCAACCGCTGCTGCGTGGCGTCCACAATGGCGAGCAAATACCGGCTGTCACGCCAGTCCGCCAGGTCGGCAGAGATGTGGGTAATGACGTGCTGCGCCGTATCGACGCTTACGCTGGCGGTATAAGCAAGGACGCGGGCCTTACCCGACTTGAAAGCAATGCGCGCCTCGGGATCCGAAGGGCTATAGTGGGTGAGATTGCTGACCAGTTTGCCGGCTTTTTTCGGGGCTGCCTTGCGGATGGCCGCGTGGAAACGTTGGATATGTTTCAAACGGCCGGGCGTAGCCGTGATACGGGGCGCTTGGCCATCACCTCTTGGGGTGCCGGCCTCCGCAGCCCCACGGGAACGCTTGGGCTGGAGCCGGCTCATGGAGGCGTTGGCTTTGATGTAGGCGGAATCCACTACTTGGGTATGGCCCTCAACTAAGCCCTGCTGGATGCACAGGCCGACAATGTGCGTAAAGCAGGCTTCAAAGACGGAAACCGGCAGCCGTTGCCGGGTACGCGAGACGGTACTATGCCAGGGCAAGGGATGGGCCAGATCATAGCCCAGAAAGGCGCGGATACCGAGATGCAATTGTGCCAGTTCCAGGAGTTTGCGATCGGAGGTGATATTCTCCAGGTGGCCGACCAAGAGCAGCTTGACAAACACAACAGGATCGAGCGAGGGCCGACCGCCGGCACTGTAAAAAGGGGCAAAAAGTGGCCGCACGAAGCTGAAATCGACCGCCTGCAGCAATTGCTGGTAAAAGTGGCCTGCGGGCACCAACTTGACGAGTGAAGTCTGAATCGTATGAAAGCCGAGCATAGGTTAGTAACCCCTCTCGCCTTCAGTATGTTGACTTTTGCAACAGCCACTCGAATTATGTTAATGACTGAATATTAGAATTAAAAGTCCTCTGCTCTACTAAGCACCAGTAGAATCATGGAAGAAGTGCGACTCGCCAGGGCAGGGTTAGCTGCTCGGGCACCATCGGCAACGTGCTGGTGCTAGCAACCGGATGGCTTGGCGCCGGACCACAGGAACCGGATGACGTCGCCCGGCTCTCGCTCTTGCTGCACGAGCACATCAATATACTCGGACGCGACGATTTCATTTTACCCGAGGGCGTTGCCGCAGGGCAACTGCGCCCGCTACGCGACGAGTTTGGAAGAACAGCCTGCCTAACTGCTCTACCGGGAATTTCTATTCTTAATCTTGCACTACCCCTCGTTGTTCGAGCTAACCCTACTGTCCTCTCGTGACTTTACACTTCAGGCCGGTGAGGGCACGAAGCAAAGCTGCTCATCAGCAGAGTAAAGGAATAAGATTACTGCTCTTTGTACTCCTGAATGGACATTCCTTTGATCAACCTGGATGCTACGCTATGCTTTTTTGCTTTTAGTTTTTCTGAATTGCATTAACGGATCGGCGCTGGTTTCGCCGAGGGGAATTTTAAGGTTCGCGACTATGAAGGTGTACTTTCCGACAGGCACTTACCGCAGCTACTTTATTCGGTTGCAAAGCCGCATTTCGCTTTTCTTGGACCAAGGGGCTACCCTACTGGCGGCCACACCAGTAGGCAAAATCGGCTACGACGTCCCTGAGCCGGGAGCGGGCAACCGCTTCCAGGATTTCGGGCACAGCCACTGGCGCAAAAGTCTCATCTGGGGCGAAAACCGGACTGATATTTCCATTCTTGGTTTCGGCACTATCTACATTTACGGTCAAGGCCTGACGCGGGAGGGCCCCCATCGGGCCCCAGTTAGCAAAAAAGCCATTGCCTTGAAGCTCTGCCGCAATAGTATCCTTGAGTGGACGCGGCAACTGTTACGGCCTCGCCGAATCGTTTTGACGTCGTCTTTAAACCAAGCTGCTCGACAGCAGCACCTTTCTTGGCTTGAATAAAGCCCGGCTGGAACTCGGCCCTACATCGCCTAGTATAACGCCGAGCGGCGGCATTCAAGGCTCGGTCACCAAGCCACCGACCTACTCCGAAACCGCTTGCGCACCATGGCCTAATTCTGTGCGGCTTAACTGGATCACCTTAAGCAGTACGACTACTTCGCATTCCTCCCATCACCCGACCTGGCGGACCCGCTAGGGCGTGTACCACTTGGCGCTTACCCAACCCAAGTACTTCTGCCCGAGACATTGCCCCGCAACCACCTGACCCTGCGGGCGGTCAATCTGCAGTGGGTGGATCGGCGCGAACGCGAAGACTAGGCAGTAAGGGCGCACTTTCGCCGCTCGGGCACGCAATACCAACAGAAAGCTCACGCCCGCCCTGGTGCAGCAGATACGGGCCCGGGCCGCGCAGAGAGCTAATAAGCAGCAGTTGGCTACCCAGTTCGGGGAGCCGGCCCACGAGCTCGCCTATAGTCCGGCGGTTAGGTTGCCAGACCGTGTTAACCTTGCTAACTATCTCCTGCTAGCGGCCCCTTGTCGAGGACAATATACGCGCCTGAAATTCAGCATTCGAAACAGGAACAGAGGGCAACCGGCTGTAGGACTGGGGTCTAACTTATCAAAGATCCTTTTATTCGCACCTGCTCCTGTAGTTCGTCATGCTCTCGATGCAGTAGCTTTTATCGAAGACTACCCGGGGCAAAAGCACCACGCGAAAGCGAAAACAGAAGCTCATAACAACTGCTAAAGTTCTGACTTGCCCATAGCATCGGGAGATCAAAATACAGATAAGTAGGAGCGTCAATTTGTACATATAAGCGGCAACTTGGCTTGAATTCCATAGAGCTAACAACTAGCAGGTTACAAAACCATTCAAGCTTATTTTCTTAACATTCGGCTTTTTAGTACAAATAAATGATATAATATCATTATCCACCAAGTAAAAAACTATTGCACCTTTGGCCTTCTACCTCCCACCTACTACCATCCGCTATGAGGGCCATTTTACCGCCTGCCCGCGTGCTGCTTACCCGCCCCACCGCAGCTTGTGCCTACCTGCAAGTGGGGCTAGACCTCGTGAGTCCGGCCCCGGGCGGGCCCCGGACCGGAGCCCCCCTTGGCGCAAGAGGCACTTCTACCAGAACAAGGGCCGGGGCCGTCGACTGTTTCCAACTACGTAAAGCTGTACCGCGACCTAATCTCTACGACCTTGCGCGAGCAAGACCCTAGCCGCCCGTATGGGTGGTCGAGTTCCTCGGCTGACTTTGAAGACCAGGCAAGCCTACCGTGCTGGTGATGATAGGAGGCCGTCCAAATATTATTCGGCAGGTAGTTGACCGGTCGCAAGCGGTTATCTGGGGCGGTCTGCCCGGCTTCGGCGGCGGGCAGGCTATTGCCGAAATAATCAGCGGTACAGTAAACCCCAGCGGCCGCCTGTCTTTCACGTACCCGCAGTTTGCCGGCCACGTCTCGAACTACCACCACGACAACAACGAGAACAGCCTGGAGCTAAGTGACTTCGGCGCGGGATTCGAGAACCGCGGCCCCAAGTACAAGAGCACCATGCTCACGGAGTACGGCCAAGGCCTAAGCTACACTACGTTCCGCTACGCCAACCTGCAGCTGAGCGATACGGTGCTTACCGGTTCCGGTTCCCTTCAGGCTACAGTGCGCGTAACCAACGCGGGTACCAAGGCCGGCAAAGAGGCCGTGCTGTGGTTCCTGACCGACGAGGTAGGGCGCATCACGCGGCCCGTGCGCTTACTCAAGCATTTCGAAAAACAAGAGTTCAAGCCCGGGAAGGCCGCGAGTTAATCTTCGAGATTCAGCCCGCGCGCGACCTGAGCTACCCCGATAGCTAAAGGCACCGCGTGCTGGAGGACGGCTTTTTCACCTTGCGCGTAGGCGAGCAAATGAAGCGCTTCCGCTATGCCGGGGCGACGGCAGTGGGCGCTTCTTCCCCATCAACTACTACTGGCTCCACAAACGCAAAATAATGCTTCTCTGCCGCCGGTGATAGGGCAGTTGCCTACCTGCTATCAGTTGTCACTTCCACGGCTTCGGGTAGCGGCCGCTACCCGCCCCGGCCGCCTGCGTGGCTAAGCACTCTTTCGTTCTTCCCACTTCTAACTATTTTCCCATGAACCAGAATTCTTCTCTGCATTCGCTCGCTCGACGGGCAGTGCTACTGGCCGCTTGCGGGCTGCCTGTCGTAGCGACGCTGCCTGCCACGGGAGCTAGCCTGCCGCTGATAACGCCAGCAACTGATCCTGTTACGGCAGATATATCCGTATCGGGCCGTGTTACGCAGGAAAACGGCGATCCGCTACCCGGGGTAACGGTGCTTGTGAAAGGTACGACCACCGGAGCATCAACCAATTCCGACGGTACCTTTGTAATCTCGGCGCCCGAGGGCAGCACGCTAGTATTTAGTTATGTAGGCTACACCCGCAAGGAAGTGCCCGTTACGGCAGCCAGCACTAACCTGACGGTAACTCTGTCGGAGGATGTGAGTGCGCTCAATGAGGTCGTAGTAGTAGGTTATGGCACGCAACGCAGAAGTGACCTGACGGGCGCCGTAACTTCCGTGTCGGGCACCCAACTCCAGCAAGTAGCTACCTCCGACCCCGTACAGGCCTTGCAAGGCCGCGCGGCCGGTGTCGACATTACGTCGAACAGCGGGCAGCCCGGTTCCGGCACTCGGATTCGGGTCCGCGGCGTAGGCACTATCAACAACAGTGACCCGCTATACGTGGTGGATGGGGTGCAGACTGGCGACATCAGCTTCCTGCTTCCCACCGACATCGAGTCGACGGAAATTCTAAAAGATGCGTCCGCGACGGCCATTTACGGTTCGCGCGGGGCCAACGGCGTTGTGCTCATCACCACCAAGCACGGCAAGGCGGGCAAAACCCAGTTCAACTTGTTTGGTTACACCGGCTTTCAGGATCTGCGGAAAGAGTTGCCCTTAGCTAATGCGCAGCAGTACGCTACGCTGGTAACGGAAGCTTACACGAACAGCAACCGGCCAATTCCTACCGACTACGCCAACCTCCTGAGCAGCGCCCTGCAGGGCAGCGTGGCCGGTACCAATTTCCAGGACTTTGTTACGCAACGGGGGCTGATTACCAACTACAGCTTATCGGCTTCTGGTGGTACCGAGCAAAACCGCTACCTGATCAGCGGTAACTACTTTCAGCAGGACGGTATCATCAAGAATTCGGGCCTGAAGAAATATGTTATTCGCCTAAACGACGATGTGGTGCTCACCAAGTTTCTCAAGGCAGGCGCCTCGGCTACGTTTACGGCCGCCAAGCTGCTGAGCACCAGTGATGCCAACGGCAATACGCAGTATAGTCCGGTGTTTCAATACGCGACCCAGGCAAACCCAATTTCGTCGCCTTTCAACGCGGACGGCAGCTATTCCTACGACCAGATTACAAGCTTTACTCCCAACTTAGCCCGTTATCTGGAAGAGCAAAAAACCAACCAGACTTCAAACAACAGTCTGTTTACCAGCTCCTACCTCGACGTTTCGCTCGTTAAGAATCTAACGTTCCGTTCCACGTTTGGTATCACCCTCAGCAACAGCCGGCCGAAGATCTATCAGCCTCAGTACTTCTTGGGCGCTAACGACCAACGCTCGCAGAGCCTGCTCACAGAAACGCGCAGCCAAAACGTGGGATGGGTATGGTCGAATTACTTCAACTACAACAAAGACCTAGGCAACAGCAGCTCAGTGTCGGCGACACTTGGCCAGGAGTCTCAGCGAGGCTACGGGAATGGGATCTCCATTACCGGCTATGACGTACCCGCTGACGCTACTCTGCAATATATTTCGGCGGCGCGCGCGGCGAACAACACCATACGCAGCTCCCAGTACGACAGTGGGCTGTTGTCGTACTTTGCCCGAGGCAACTACAACTTCCGCGACCGGTATCTGGTAACGGCTACCCTGCGCTTCGACCAGACTTCGCGCTTCCTCGGACCAGAGCGGACGGGTATTTTTCCGTCAGTGGGGGCTGCCTGGAACGTTTCCAGCGAAAACTTCATGAAGAGCGTAACAGCCATTTCGCAGCTGAAGCTCCGGGGTAGCTACGGCGCGGTTGGTAACCAGAATGCGGCCCCCAACTACGGCTATGCTTCGGTGGGCACCAACAACCAGAACTACGCTTTTGGGGCAGACCAGGCCCGGAACCCCGGCATCGCCATTGCCACCCTCAACAACCCCAACCTGAAGTGGGAAACGGCTGTCACAACCGATTTTGGGATTGACGCCGCCTTCCTGGAAAACAAGCTGACCTTTACGGGCGATTATTTCGTGCGTAAAACCGAGGACATGATTGCCCTGCTCCCGGTACCCGACTACATCGGTCAAGCACCAGCAGCGGCAAACGTGGCCTCCCTCCGCAACCGCGGCTTGGAACTAGCGCTGAACTATCAAAACCAAGTAGGTAAGCTCCAGTACAGCGCCGGGGTGAATTTCACTAGCATTGACAACGTCGTTACCGACCTAGGGGGCGCCACTCCTATTTCCGGAGCCAACGTAGTATCACAAATCGGCAACACGACCCGCACGGACGTAGGCCGCGAAGTTGCTTATTTCTACGGCTTGCAGTCGACCGGCATCTTCCACTCGCAAGAAGAAGTTAACACCTATACCAACAATAGTGGTGATTTGCTTCAGCCCGGCGCGCAACTAGGCGATGTGCGGTATCAAGACGTAAACGGCGACGGCAAAATAACCCCGAGCGACTTCACGTACTTGGGCAGCGCCACGCCGGACTTCACCTATGGGGCCTCGTTGAACTTATTGTACAGCAATTTCGATTTCAAAATCCTGCTGTACGGCGTGCAGGGGGCAGAAATCCTTAATGCAGCGGCCTTCAACCTATCGAAGTCCAGCAACTTTGCCAACCTGTGGACCAACTTCTATGCCGACCGCATGGACCGCTGGACGCCGAGCAACCCCAACAGCAATCAGCCCCGGGTAACGGCCAACGATACCAACAACGGCGGCGGCTACAACGACCGATTCAGCAGCCGATACGTGGAAAACGGCAGTTTCCTGCGCGCCCGTAACATGGAGCTGGGTTACTCGCTACCTAAAGGTGTTATCGAGCGGTTCCATATCGGCGGATTCCGGTTGTTTGCCTCGGTAGACAACGTGTTCACCATCACCAAATACAAGGGTCTCGACCCCGAAGTTGCGGCTACTGGCTACTACAACAGCCCGCTTGCCTACGGTGTCGATAACGGCAACTATCCTCAGCCGCGGACTTACCGCTTAGGCTTAAATGTTCAGTTTTAACCTTCCTACCCATACTATTAAGATGAAAACTGCAACAGCAGCTCGCTTCATAGCACTCACCGGGCTTTCCGCCACGCTGATGCTTTCGCAAGGATGCAAGGATTTCCTGGACAAAGAGCCCTTGGGCACCGTTACCCAAGCCAATCTATTCAACGATGCCACAAACGCCGTACAGGCCGTAAACGCCGTTTACGACGTTACCTCCTGGGATCAAGGCCCTAAATTCGGCGTTGGTGAGTATGTACCACAAACCTTCGAGTGGATGTTTGGGGACGTAATGACCGATGACGCGGCCAAAGGCAGTACCCCTAGTGACTTTCAGCCGCTGATTGAGTTAAAAGCTTGGACCGTAACCCCGTCCAATGGTCCCGTAAGCAGTCTGTGGGTGCACAGCTTCACGGGTATTGCCCGGGCCAATACGGTTATCAACAACATCGACGCCGGTACCATTGATGCTGCGCTGAAGAGCCGCTTGAAAGGCGAAGCCTTGTTTTTGCGCGCTTACTTCTACTTCAACCTGGTAAAAACTTTTGGGGGGTACCCTTATTCGATAAAGCCGTGTTGCCGACGGAAGTTGCGTCCGTAAGCCGGGCCAGCATCGCGGAAACCTACGCTTTCATTGAAAAAGATTTGAAAGCCGCCACCGAACTGCTGCCCGAGAAAAGTGGTTACTCGGCGGCCAACTTAGGGCGCGCCACCACGGGAGCTGTTAACGGCTACTTGGCGCGGTCGATCATGTACCAGCTGGGTACCGATAACACCAACAACCACACTTGGCAGGAAGTGTACGACCTCACGAGCACTATCATCAACTCGAATCAGTACAGCTTGTTGCCCAACTATGCTGCCATCCACCAAAACGAGGGGGAAAACAGCAGCGAGTCGCTTTTTGAAATTCAGCTGGCCACCTCGAACGATTCGTATGGCCCTATTTCGGTAGGTTCAACCAGTAATGTATTTCAAAACAATCGCAAAACCTTTGGCTACGGGTTCAATAACCCCACGCAAAGCTTGGTGAACGAGTTCGAGCCCAATGACCCGCGGCGAGAAGTGACCGTAATCAAGGACGGTGACATTGTCCTAGGCATACTAAACAAAATCGATCCGTCGGAAAATGAAACGGGCTATCTAAACCGGAAAGTGGCCATTATTGCGCCGGCGCAACTGCAAGCAGGTCCGCAGAACATTCGCAAGCTGCGCTATGCCGACGTCCTGCTGATGAAGGCTGAAGCGGCGGCTCGACTTAGCCGCAACAGCGAGGCGGTAACATTGGTCAACCAAGTACGTCAGCGAGCTCGTACTTCTACCCGGCCGCCGGGCACTACGGTAGGCGCCGCAAATGTCTATGCTCCCGCAAATACGCCTGCGGGCACTCTACCCGACCTTACGACCAGTCTTTCGGGCCAGCCACTGCTAAATGCCATCTGGCATGAACGCCGCGTAGAGTTTGCGGAAGAGTCTTTGCGCTTCTGGGACTTGGTTCGGACGGGACGTTACTTCAGCGCCTTGCCCGCGGATGTGGCCGCGCGGGCCCAGTCGCACAGCATCACGACCGGTGTAGTAAACCCCATCCCGCTGTTGCCGATTCCGCTGAATGACGCGCAGGTATGGAAGGTACCCCAGAACCCGGGCTACAACTAAGCGCAGAGTCCGCTCCTTGAAACATTGGAAAAGCCGTGTACCACCCGCTGGACGCGGCTTTTCATTTCTCGGCAACAGCCACCTCCCTTCTTCTTCCACCTCTTTTCCTGTGCCTGGCAGCTCCTACCCCAACTCCGAGTAACCGGCCCGCCGCTGGTGCTTCCTCTGGCCCCGCGCTACGCGTCCGCGCTGAGTGCTTCACCACCCTGTTCTTTTTCAATGGCAAGCCTAACCACAACTGCCCCCTAAGCGGAGGCCTACACCGCGTTAAATAAAGATGCGGGTGCCAGAGTAGTTTTCCCGAAACTCGGTAGGCGTACAGCCTTTCTTCTTTCTAAATGTGCGGTTGAAATTAGATATGTTGTGAAAACCGCACTTGTACGCCACCTCCGCCACGTTGTGCGTGGTGTCAATGAGCATGCGGGAGGCGTGCCCGAGCCGGATTTCGTTTAAGCTGTCGATAAACGTGCTACCGATCCGTTTCTTGATAAAGCGACTGAACGACGCCTCGGGCATGTCGGCTACTTTGGCCACGTCTAGCAGCGTAATAGGTTGGCTGTAGTTGGCATTCATGTACTCGAATACCTTCTCGAGGCGCCGGCTGTTGTAATTTAGTTGCTCGTTGTTGGATGTTGAATTGGAAAGCGTGTGCATGTTGCGCGAGGTAGAAAGATCGTGCAACAAGGACATCAGCTCTAACACCGAGTCGAAACCACTTTTCTGTTCCAGCTTCAATAAGCGCGGTAGCAGACGCTCTATCGTTTCGCGGGAGAACAGAATGCCGCGCTGGGATTTCTCGAACATGGTGCGAATAAAGCTGAGCTGATTTTTGCGTAGAAACCGCTCATCGAATAAATCCTTGTGGAACTGGATAGTCAGTTCCCGGATGTCTTCGGTTTCACATTTGTGTGTGAACCACGCGTGGTACAGATTCGGTCCAACTAGCACTAATTCCAAATCATCAATCAACTCGATGTGGTCACCCAC
This window of the Hymenobacter volaticus genome carries:
- a CDS encoding helix-turn-helix domain-containing protein, which gives rise to MKQEIMREITPLTQNDCFTLFSRKKKKFDFPLHYHEEFELNLIINAKGAKRIVGDHIELIDDLELVLVGPNLYHAWFTHKCETEDIRELTIQFHKDLFDERFLRKNQLSFIRTMFEKSQRGILFSRETIERLLPRLLKLEQKSGFDSVLELMSLLHDLSTSRNMHTLSNSTSNNEQLNYNSRRLEKVFEYMNANYSQPITLLDVAKVADMPEASFSRFIKKRIGSTFIDSLNEIRLGHASRMLIDTTHNVAEVAYKCGFHNISNFNRTFRKKKGCTPTEFRENYSGTRIFI